The Pseudomonas azotoformans genome has a segment encoding these proteins:
- a CDS encoding DEAD/DEAH box helicase codes for MNRQPHLLGSVVFDGYDFGLQLQFLEGANKLLLERGGFYIRNSDHPMHRFWRVPKDKLLSGLDILFHRLMELADGRLQDSWQSFYQKIETAQSAPNRQVFTHGMRLRLAPLAQGGVLLSGDYHPGAVAVTRRMRGVFLGQSKSWRIEASAELVRSNLILELGIAEDQFEILDTVQELLTDGSIVPADTVTRISLGGPPQERNAPSVQEDVSTDVYLAAIPTIERTEITAEKIALELNSHSLLDHQPAGIQHLLQRTSALLADDMGLGKTRQAIIAAAIRAVDRPVLVITLSTLIINWKREIQMVYPQARIGMQVFDPSSQWIITNYERLGDYVLRAGHFEVMIIDEAHRLKEPTAAWTRHGFDIAAKVPNRYLLTGTPVLNRESELHTLLRLSGHPVGQLPLKAFCEQFAGSQDFRKNLRDAIGDWMLRRRKDVLPGLKGKQRQTLPVELPAEQRHEYDRIRCEDRPGLARLGALRQLLEQAKVRVVMELLSELDVEDKVILFCEFKGTVTTLHKLCEEAGYGCATVVGSDTVTKRQKAIDKFQSDPLTRIFAATTSAAGTGNNLTAANYVMFLGLPWTPGTQDQAEDRAYRNGQLRMVVVKIPLIENSIDQMLWQMLLDKRQLAQDLIEPDIAATNRANLAARL; via the coding sequence ATGAACCGCCAACCCCATCTGCTTGGAAGTGTGGTGTTCGATGGCTACGACTTCGGGCTCCAGCTGCAGTTTCTAGAAGGCGCCAACAAACTTCTGCTCGAACGTGGCGGCTTTTACATTCGCAACAGCGATCATCCAATGCACCGGTTCTGGCGTGTGCCCAAGGACAAACTGCTGAGTGGATTAGACATCTTGTTTCATCGGTTAATGGAACTGGCGGACGGTCGACTTCAGGACAGCTGGCAATCGTTCTACCAGAAGATCGAAACCGCGCAGAGCGCGCCTAATCGCCAGGTATTCACTCATGGCATGAGGCTTCGCCTCGCCCCCCTTGCTCAAGGCGGCGTTCTGTTATCTGGTGACTACCACCCTGGCGCAGTCGCCGTTACGCGCCGCATGCGTGGGGTCTTTCTTGGTCAGTCCAAATCCTGGCGAATCGAGGCCAGCGCCGAGCTGGTGCGCAGCAACCTCATTCTTGAGTTGGGAATAGCAGAGGACCAATTCGAGATCCTGGACACGGTTCAAGAACTGCTGACCGACGGATCTATTGTTCCCGCCGATACCGTCACCCGCATCAGCCTCGGAGGGCCGCCCCAGGAGCGAAACGCGCCATCAGTGCAGGAGGATGTCTCAACCGATGTGTACCTCGCGGCCATTCCAACTATTGAACGTACCGAGATCACTGCCGAAAAAATCGCTTTGGAGCTGAACAGTCACTCACTTCTGGATCATCAGCCCGCCGGTATCCAGCACCTTCTGCAACGCACCAGTGCGTTGCTGGCAGACGACATGGGACTTGGTAAAACGCGCCAGGCCATCATTGCTGCTGCGATCAGAGCTGTTGATCGGCCCGTTTTGGTAATCACGCTGTCGACATTGATCATCAACTGGAAGCGGGAAATTCAAATGGTGTACCCACAGGCGCGTATCGGTATGCAAGTGTTTGACCCGTCGTCTCAGTGGATCATCACCAACTACGAACGGCTGGGTGACTATGTGCTGCGGGCAGGCCACTTCGAGGTGATGATCATTGACGAGGCTCATCGTTTGAAAGAGCCCACAGCCGCCTGGACACGTCATGGGTTCGACATTGCGGCCAAGGTGCCCAACCGTTACCTGTTGACCGGTACACCGGTCCTTAATCGAGAATCTGAGCTGCATACCCTGCTGCGCCTGTCGGGCCATCCGGTTGGGCAGTTGCCGCTCAAGGCGTTCTGCGAGCAGTTCGCCGGCAGCCAGGACTTTCGCAAAAACCTGCGCGACGCCATTGGCGACTGGATGCTTCGTAGACGCAAGGATGTGCTGCCAGGCCTGAAGGGCAAACAGCGGCAGACATTACCCGTTGAACTGCCCGCAGAGCAGCGCCACGAATATGACCGGATTCGATGTGAGGACAGGCCGGGGCTCGCCAGATTAGGGGCATTGCGTCAGCTGCTGGAGCAGGCAAAGGTTCGGGTTGTGATGGAGTTGTTGAGCGAGCTGGATGTGGAGGACAAAGTCATACTGTTCTGCGAATTCAAAGGCACCGTAACAACCCTTCACAAGCTTTGTGAGGAGGCTGGCTACGGCTGCGCCACAGTGGTTGGCAGTGACACTGTCACCAAACGGCAGAAGGCAATCGACAAATTTCAATCCGATCCATTGACGAGAATTTTCGCCGCTACTACCTCGGCAGCCGGAACAGGCAATAACCTGACCGCCGCGAATTACGTGATGTTTCTTGGACTACCCTGGACGCCCGGTACGCAGGACCAGGCAGAGGATCGCGCCTATCGCAATGGCCAATTACGAATGGTCGTGGTGAAAATCCCGTTGATTGAAAACTCCATCGATCAGATGCTATGGCAGATGCTGCTCGACAAGAGGCAGTTGGCCCAGGACCTTATTGAGCCTGACATTGCGGCGACGAATAGAGCAAACCTGGCAGCCCGTCTTTAG
- a CDS encoding DUF6998 domain-containing protein, translated as MNTTDEVYQILRDARALARRYYHITGKPLGVTGEVAEYEAARVLDLKLQLARQAGYDATEVRNGATLRIQIKGRYFPNPKLRGGRVGSIDLKQEFDTVLLVLLDADYNAFQIYEADRSAVEALLTRPGSKARNERGSVGISQFKAISSLRWERACEEAES; from the coding sequence ATGAACACCACCGATGAGGTTTATCAGATTCTGCGAGACGCAAGAGCCTTGGCCAGACGGTATTACCACATCACTGGCAAACCGCTGGGAGTCACTGGCGAGGTGGCAGAGTATGAAGCTGCGCGAGTGTTAGACCTGAAACTGCAGCTCGCCCGCCAAGCTGGTTACGATGCGACAGAGGTCAGAAACGGCGCGACGCTGAGGATTCAAATCAAGGGCCGGTATTTTCCAAATCCAAAGCTTCGAGGTGGCCGGGTTGGCTCAATAGATTTGAAACAGGAATTCGATACCGTTCTGCTAGTGCTGCTCGACGCGGACTACAACGCCTTTCAGATCTATGAGGCGGACAGATCCGCCGTTGAAGCTCTTCTGACCAGACCTGGATCAAAAGCCAGGAATGAGCGTGGATCAGTCGGCATCAGCCAATTCAAAGCAATCAGCTCGTTACGCTGGGAGCGTGCTTGCGAAGAAGCCGAAAGTTAA
- a CDS encoding STY4534 family ICE replication protein has translation MSNAQTNEAKFFDLHTTGIGYLNRIREVQPRGKGKPILSVAVAALHGSCDDAEYTYIDCNVVGTEAECLIRRCQAAVDAGKKVLVSFRIGDIWADAFTYLKGEKKGQPGASIKGRLLFIGWIKVDGKIVHQAKPKDSDEPLPSQSGDAESSSDDDQNSAEAEMRQSA, from the coding sequence ATGAGCAACGCTCAAACCAACGAAGCCAAATTCTTCGACCTGCACACCACCGGTATCGGTTACCTCAACCGTATCCGTGAAGTCCAACCTCGCGGCAAAGGCAAGCCAATCCTGTCTGTTGCCGTCGCTGCATTGCACGGTTCGTGTGATGACGCCGAATACACCTACATCGACTGCAACGTCGTCGGCACTGAAGCTGAATGCCTCATTCGTCGCTGCCAAGCAGCCGTAGATGCCGGCAAGAAGGTTCTAGTGAGCTTCCGAATCGGTGACATCTGGGCGGACGCATTTACCTACTTGAAAGGCGAGAAAAAAGGCCAACCCGGTGCAAGCATCAAGGGTCGCCTGCTTTTTATCGGCTGGATCAAGGTAGATGGAAAAATCGTCCACCAAGCCAAACCAAAAGACTCCGATGAGCCTCTGCCTAGCCAGTCTGGCGACGCTGAGAGTAGTTCGGATGATGATCAAAACTCAGCTGAAGCAGAAATGCGTCAGTCCGCGTAA
- a CDS encoding DUF3275 family protein, with amino-acid sequence MINIPGQLAIRTISGRNGDFNVGRLSTSIGDFVIKDALLDQYGEGKYHGDFLITEIRPSYYSSAGRLVVEIRAKLDSMSLNEVDNLTAEDAARLSPNEPDPLDEEAPEKAQPGTNPPTASAEPDDAPFGMTPSDNTNDLESDSALFGTIWPLGDTVRLDTTVDRKQLRQQCNRLTELGYVHNFKLQVWTISNT; translated from the coding sequence ATGATCAACATCCCAGGCCAACTGGCCATCCGCACCATCAGCGGCCGCAATGGCGACTTCAACGTCGGGCGGCTTTCAACCTCAATCGGTGACTTTGTCATCAAGGACGCGCTCCTCGATCAGTACGGTGAAGGCAAGTACCACGGCGATTTTCTGATTACAGAAATCCGCCCGTCGTACTACTCCAGCGCCGGCCGGTTGGTCGTCGAAATCCGCGCCAAGCTCGACAGCATGAGCCTCAACGAGGTAGACAACCTGACTGCAGAAGACGCAGCCAGGCTTTCACCGAATGAGCCTGATCCGCTGGATGAAGAAGCACCGGAGAAAGCCCAACCAGGTACAAATCCACCAACCGCATCTGCGGAACCAGATGACGCTCCTTTCGGGATGACACCGTCAGATAACACCAACGACCTGGAGTCAGACTCTGCGCTATTCGGCACGATCTGGCCCCTCGGCGATACGGTCAGGCTGGACACCACCGTTGACCGCAAGCAATTGCGCCAACAGTGCAATCGACTCACAGAGCTCGGCTACGTGCACAACTTCAAACTGCAGGTTTGGACGATCTCCAATACCTGA
- a CDS encoding DUF6094 domain-containing protein, producing the protein MALMFPRLARNFARNGYYPTDEITLERTLQALAPSPTGKMRIFDPCAGEGVVLAEAAHAIGRDRVETYAVEYDQERAEHCKTLLDRVLHSDLMDTMISRQAFGLLWLNPPYGDLVADHSGASQYQGTGRRRLEKMFYQRSLPLLQYGGVLVFIVPHYVLDAELCGWLCNHFTELRIYSAADPTFKQVVIFGIRTRRQDLAQPREITHIRKRLQAIGNGEQTAEALPASWQEEPYRIPPATTDLDHFYRLTLEPEQLNQEVQRLRGMWPDFTLHFGQLGAQPRPPVRELSRWHLALALAAGAISGVVTSKTGRVLVLKGDTYKDKVRKTEFTEDQDGNVSEVRILTDRFVPIIRAWDMTPGSINQGRVITISSSADPSPEPDKPDTAVIFDPGRVVLTRAVHHLLEHGQLDPTPYLRRHISGDWGELPKEDWERNQDSLTSGDRLLSSYNITAGDETRLWIITEADRSVTTLLLPSDY; encoded by the coding sequence ATGGCTTTGATGTTCCCCCGCCTAGCCCGCAACTTCGCGCGCAACGGCTATTACCCCACCGACGAAATCACCTTGGAGCGCACGCTACAGGCACTAGCCCCCTCCCCAACCGGAAAAATGCGCATCTTTGATCCGTGTGCCGGCGAAGGTGTAGTCCTAGCCGAAGCCGCACACGCAATCGGGCGAGACCGCGTAGAAACCTACGCAGTCGAATACGATCAAGAACGTGCCGAGCACTGCAAAACACTGCTGGACCGCGTGCTGCACAGCGACCTGATGGACACCATGATCAGCCGCCAGGCGTTCGGTCTGCTCTGGCTCAACCCACCTTACGGCGACCTGGTCGCCGACCACTCCGGCGCCTCGCAGTACCAGGGCACCGGTCGCCGTCGGTTGGAGAAGATGTTCTATCAGCGCAGCCTTCCCCTGCTGCAATACGGCGGAGTGCTGGTGTTCATCGTTCCGCACTACGTGCTGGACGCCGAACTGTGCGGTTGGCTGTGCAACCACTTCACCGAACTACGGATTTACAGCGCGGCCGATCCAACCTTCAAACAGGTGGTGATTTTCGGTATTCGCACTCGACGCCAAGACCTGGCTCAGCCGCGAGAAATCACCCACATACGCAAACGACTGCAAGCGATCGGCAACGGCGAACAAACGGCAGAAGCGCTACCGGCCAGTTGGCAGGAGGAGCCTTACAGGATCCCGCCCGCAACAACTGACCTCGACCACTTCTACCGCCTCACGCTGGAGCCCGAACAACTCAACCAAGAGGTCCAACGGCTGCGCGGCATGTGGCCAGACTTCACCCTGCACTTCGGTCAACTCGGCGCCCAGCCGCGGCCCCCAGTACGAGAGCTATCCCGCTGGCACCTGGCGTTAGCGTTGGCTGCCGGCGCGATCTCTGGCGTGGTCACATCGAAAACCGGTCGCGTGCTGGTGCTCAAGGGCGACACCTACAAAGATAAGGTCCGCAAGACCGAATTCACCGAAGACCAGGACGGCAACGTCTCCGAGGTTAGGATCCTGACTGATCGTTTCGTGCCCATTATTCGGGCGTGGGACATGACGCCAGGCTCCATCAACCAGGGACGCGTCATCACCATCAGCTCATCAGCGGACCCATCGCCTGAGCCTGACAAACCAGACACTGCCGTGATCTTTGACCCCGGCCGCGTAGTGCTCACCCGAGCCGTGCATCACCTCTTGGAACACGGACAACTCGACCCAACCCCATACCTGCGACGACACATCTCCGGCGACTGGGGCGAACTGCCCAAAGAAGACTGGGAGCGCAATCAAGACTCCCTGACCTCAGGGGATCGTCTGCTCTCCAGCTACAACATCACCGCCGGCGACGAAACGCGGCTCTGGATCATCACCGAAGCCGACCGAAGCGTGACAACCCTGTTGTTGCCATCGGACTACTGA
- a CDS encoding DEAD/DEAH box helicase codes for MNDLSQVPTAPLAIGLTEFINEFGDELLDSLNRSNPPVYTGHINETHQRVMNTLKRQPFPAQAEVVQAVAALLLDRNEQAAIINAEMGTGKTMMAIAVAAVMHNAGYRRPLVVSPPHMVYKWRREILETIPDARVWVLNGPDTLVKLLKLRDQLGELHDGRQEFFILGRVRMRMGFHWRPVCWPRRSGGGHHWASCPDCGRLLEDLEGNRITLEAFQREERRRSCPQCHGPLWTLMRPGKTENGTRRATILKSMCRIPTIGPVRADKLLNDFGEDFLASMLVDNISEFINLMDSQGNFVFNDRQAKRMERAMANIEFGFGEGGYQPTEFIKRYLPDGFFDLLVVDEGHEYKNSGSAQGQAMGVLAAKTRKCVLLTGTLMGGYADDLFYLLFRILTRRMIEDGYRPNARGSMAPAAMSFMRDHGVLKDIYTERDNESHKTAKGKKLTVRTVKAPGFGPKGIHRFVLPFTVFLKLKDIGGNVLPAYQEEFIDIAMSVEQAAAYQQLAGKLTQELRQALARRDTTLLGVVLNVLLARPDCCFRPEIVKHPRSKDTLAFVPSVFADEQRMPKEQALIDLCLAEKAQGRKVLVYTVYSGTRDTTSRLKRLLEQAGLKVALLRASVDTARREDWILDQVDRGVDVLVTNPELVKTGLDLLDFPTIVFLQTGYNVYTLQQAARRSWRIGQRQAVRVIFFGYAGSSQIACLQLMAKKIAVAQSTSGDVPETGLDALNQDGDSVEMTLARQLIAT; via the coding sequence ATGAACGACCTCTCACAAGTCCCGACAGCGCCTCTGGCCATCGGTCTGACCGAATTCATCAACGAGTTCGGCGACGAACTGCTGGACTCACTGAACCGCTCCAACCCACCGGTCTACACCGGCCATATCAACGAAACCCACCAACGGGTGATGAACACACTCAAACGCCAACCGTTTCCCGCCCAGGCGGAAGTGGTACAGGCCGTTGCAGCACTACTGCTCGACCGCAACGAACAGGCCGCCATCATCAACGCCGAAATGGGCACGGGTAAAACCATGATGGCCATCGCCGTAGCAGCCGTTATGCACAACGCTGGTTACCGGCGCCCCCTGGTCGTGTCGCCCCCGCACATGGTCTACAAATGGCGCCGGGAAATTCTCGAAACCATCCCGGACGCACGCGTCTGGGTACTCAACGGGCCAGATACCCTGGTCAAACTCCTCAAACTGCGCGACCAACTGGGCGAGCTTCACGACGGTCGACAAGAGTTCTTCATCCTCGGGCGCGTGCGCATGCGGATGGGGTTCCATTGGCGCCCAGTGTGTTGGCCACGTCGATCTGGAGGCGGACATCATTGGGCAAGTTGTCCCGACTGCGGCCGCCTACTGGAAGATCTCGAAGGCAACCGGATCACACTCGAAGCATTTCAACGAGAGGAACGCCGTCGAAGCTGCCCTCAATGCCACGGCCCACTCTGGACGCTGATGCGCCCAGGCAAAACCGAAAACGGCACCCGCCGAGCGACCATCCTCAAATCAATGTGCCGGATCCCAACCATCGGCCCAGTCCGCGCTGACAAACTGCTGAACGACTTCGGGGAAGACTTTCTCGCCTCAATGCTGGTCGACAACATCAGCGAATTCATCAACCTGATGGACTCCCAGGGCAACTTCGTCTTCAACGACCGCCAAGCCAAACGCATGGAGCGCGCGATGGCCAACATCGAGTTCGGCTTTGGCGAAGGCGGCTACCAACCCACCGAGTTCATCAAACGCTACTTGCCGGACGGATTCTTCGACCTGCTCGTCGTGGATGAAGGGCACGAGTACAAAAACAGCGGTTCGGCCCAGGGCCAAGCCATGGGTGTGCTGGCAGCGAAAACACGTAAGTGCGTACTGCTGACCGGCACCCTCATGGGTGGTTACGCCGACGACCTGTTCTACCTCCTGTTCCGCATCCTCACCCGTCGCATGATCGAAGACGGTTACCGACCCAACGCACGCGGCAGCATGGCCCCGGCGGCAATGTCCTTCATGCGCGATCACGGCGTGTTGAAAGACATCTACACCGAGCGGGACAACGAATCGCACAAAACGGCCAAGGGCAAAAAGCTCACGGTACGAACGGTAAAAGCCCCGGGCTTCGGCCCCAAAGGCATTCACCGGTTTGTGTTGCCGTTTACCGTGTTTCTTAAACTCAAAGACATTGGCGGGAACGTGCTGCCGGCGTATCAGGAGGAGTTCATCGACATAGCCATGTCTGTGGAACAGGCTGCGGCCTATCAGCAACTGGCCGGAAAACTGACTCAGGAGCTACGTCAGGCGCTGGCGCGACGGGATACGACCCTCTTGGGGGTTGTGCTCAACGTGCTGCTGGCCCGGCCGGATTGCTGCTTTCGACCGGAGATCGTTAAACATCCGCGTAGTAAGGACACGTTGGCCTTTGTGCCGTCGGTCTTTGCGGATGAACAACGGATGCCGAAGGAGCAGGCGCTGATTGACCTATGCCTCGCGGAGAAAGCCCAAGGCCGTAAGGTACTGGTTTACACCGTGTACAGCGGCACTCGTGACACCACATCTCGACTGAAACGGTTGCTGGAACAGGCCGGGCTGAAGGTGGCGTTGTTGAGGGCGTCGGTGGATACCGCCAGGCGAGAGGATTGGATTCTCGACCAGGTGGATCGTGGGGTGGATGTGCTGGTCACTAATCCGGAGCTGGTTAAGACGGGATTGGATCTGCTGGATTTTCCGACGATTGTGTTTTTGCAGACGGGGTATAACGTTTATACCTTGCAGCAGGCAGCTCGGCGGTCGTGGCGGATTGGGCAGAGGCAGGCTGTGCGGGTGATCTTTTTTGGCTATGCGGGAAGCTCGCAGATTGCGTGTTTGCAGCTTATGGCTAAGAAGATTGCGGTGGCGCAGAGCACGTCGGGGGATGTTCCGGAGACTGGTTTGGATGCTTTGAATCAAGATGGGGATTCGGTAGAAATGACCCTCGCTAGACAACTCATTGCAACTTAA
- a CDS encoding RES family NAD+ phosphorylase — translation MICLDCVTHPTLKGHIRENGEGGVCHYCGTEGTVVDRTLIFQQILDRVAENTATEDDLSQYEYWMLFEGGSDDIPIASLDVVLSEWAELGEEPFFDDLYDYAPNYFKTNDREMDRHYFADDGALERNIFEDKWNSFIQDIRHTHRFFNASAGKFLESVFGILCRADGSLKTECIRTISRGEPLYRARSASTREQVMKIIKAPASEFGPPPKDRAGSQRMTPSGISTIYCALERETCLSEIRAITGDNVVSIAITPIERLVLLDLTKLGRIDVPQLSILDKGYLEAMHLKAFISSLVKKMSKPKGSNDELSYLSSQVVFEYLRLRFGCQVEGLIFPSVQTGEIGKNIVLFPEASIMSGRNFPLDNDYVENAEAPVKQPFEPTARLFCVPDSLRYHKVTAIITQAHEYKYSEDLFLSDLARNRLGVR, via the coding sequence ATGATTTGTCTCGACTGTGTTACCCACCCGACGCTAAAAGGCCACATTCGCGAAAATGGTGAGGGTGGTGTCTGCCACTACTGTGGGACTGAAGGTACTGTGGTGGATAGAACGCTGATCTTCCAGCAGATATTGGATCGCGTCGCAGAAAATACGGCCACTGAAGATGATCTTTCTCAGTATGAGTATTGGATGCTGTTCGAAGGTGGTTCCGATGACATTCCGATAGCTTCTCTTGACGTAGTCTTATCTGAATGGGCAGAACTAGGCGAGGAGCCTTTTTTTGACGACTTGTACGACTATGCTCCAAATTACTTCAAAACCAATGACCGGGAAATGGATCGTCACTATTTTGCCGACGACGGGGCATTGGAGAGGAATATCTTTGAGGACAAATGGAACAGTTTTATCCAAGATATCAGGCACACACATCGATTCTTCAATGCTAGCGCAGGGAAATTTCTCGAGTCGGTTTTTGGGATTCTTTGTCGTGCTGATGGATCATTAAAAACTGAGTGCATACGAACAATTTCCAGAGGTGAGCCGCTGTATCGTGCTCGCTCGGCTTCAACACGCGAACAGGTTATGAAAATAATTAAGGCACCTGCGAGCGAGTTTGGCCCGCCACCCAAAGATAGGGCCGGCAGCCAACGGATGACTCCGAGTGGAATATCGACAATTTACTGTGCTCTTGAGCGAGAAACATGCTTAAGCGAGATTCGCGCCATCACCGGCGACAACGTCGTAAGCATTGCAATAACACCTATCGAACGTCTCGTTTTGCTCGACTTAACGAAGCTTGGCCGTATTGATGTCCCTCAGCTATCTATTCTCGATAAGGGTTATCTGGAGGCAATGCACCTTAAAGCCTTCATCAGTTCCCTGGTGAAAAAGATGTCTAAGCCTAAGGGGTCGAATGACGAGCTCAGCTATCTTTCGAGCCAGGTTGTATTTGAATACTTGCGACTGCGCTTTGGTTGCCAGGTCGAGGGGCTAATTTTCCCTTCCGTGCAGACCGGCGAGATCGGCAAAAACATCGTTTTGTTTCCTGAAGCAAGCATAATGAGTGGAAGAAACTTTCCGCTGGATAACGACTACGTTGAAAACGCAGAAGCACCGGTTAAACAACCGTTCGAACCGACAGCAAGGCTTTTTTGTGTACCTGACTCATTGAGGTACCACAAGGTCACTGCAATTATTACTCAGGCGCATGAGTACAAATATAGCGAGGATTTGTTCCTCAGTGATTTGGCTCGAAATCGCCTCGGGGTGCGTTGA
- a CDS encoding restriction endonuclease codes for MLDVKNSTEYEKVAQQVYQAILATEEVETIEVLHDVQITGRSGVAHQIDVYWRYLKNGVEHQVLVECKYYKSTIDLIHARNLLGLLTDIPNSQAVLLTTMGFQSGVVNLCNFYGISLKRLRDPQGSDWDGFIQKVEIQGILNKTDYLELGVNLDSKHDETASTLATEPVINLHESLLQDSTASPVPAATWLDRNVPFDESQIGTPLTITLTPPSTFIVLPSGQRVKIHSLDVQYVHSSSVLNFNFDAMDLVKGVLEDFNTKTIDHTLHH; via the coding sequence ATGCTCGACGTAAAGAACAGTACCGAATACGAGAAGGTTGCCCAGCAGGTCTACCAAGCGATTCTAGCCACTGAAGAGGTTGAGACGATTGAGGTACTGCATGACGTCCAAATCACCGGGCGTTCAGGCGTTGCTCACCAGATCGACGTGTACTGGCGCTACCTCAAAAACGGTGTGGAGCATCAGGTGTTGGTGGAGTGCAAATACTACAAATCCACCATCGACCTTATCCACGCACGCAACCTGCTTGGCTTGCTCACTGACATTCCCAACAGCCAAGCCGTATTGCTCACCACTATGGGATTCCAGAGCGGTGTGGTGAACCTGTGCAACTTCTACGGGATAAGCCTCAAGCGGCTTCGTGATCCTCAAGGGTCTGATTGGGATGGTTTCATACAGAAGGTCGAAATCCAAGGCATCCTGAACAAGACGGATTACCTTGAGCTTGGGGTTAACCTAGACAGTAAACACGATGAGACGGCTTCCACCTTGGCAACAGAACCCGTCATCAACCTGCATGAGTCGCTACTGCAAGACAGCACGGCTTCCCCTGTCCCTGCAGCCACATGGCTTGACCGAAACGTGCCCTTCGACGAAAGCCAAATTGGCACGCCTCTGACCATCACCCTCACACCGCCAAGTACCTTCATCGTCTTGCCGTCAGGTCAACGAGTCAAAATTCACAGCCTTGACGTTCAATACGTGCATTCGAGTAGCGTGCTCAACTTCAACTTTGATGCGATGGATTTGGTCAAAGGCGTACTGGAAGATTTCAACACTAAAACTATTGATCATACCCTTCACCACTGA